The following are encoded in a window of Magnolia sinica isolate HGM2019 chromosome 11, MsV1, whole genome shotgun sequence genomic DNA:
- the LOC131218017 gene encoding uncharacterized protein LOC131218017, translating into MMVTNMQQQQQIMTTMMGAMAQNLDIQQPGPPAMAAPINNISNLFEQFQRYRPPTFAGTHHPEEVEYWLNRVTKLLRPLHCSDAESVELFSYLFEKEADLWWESVLYSIPEDHVWTWEAFEARFNEKYLSQTYQHERENEFLCLQQRGMTVGQYENRFTELSCYASEMIVNEAIEMRQFSIGLRSGIRSKMCYANIRTYVKLVKMSIRVEQVEERVARTCSQLGQRNRMEGPSSSFAGKRLRPNSPPQLAATPAPSVRPAQICTYCRRVGHSEPYCFTRIRDLGFTPPQRNNRTPLQALQIPPLRKMGPSQQFRRPPPPQVRSPQRPMQ; encoded by the coding sequence ATGATGGTCACTAatatgcaacaacaacagcagaTAATGACCACTATGATGGGAGCCATGGCCCAGAACCTTGACATACAACAACCGGGACCACCTGCCATGGCCGCGCCCATAAACAATATAAGCAATCTCTTTGAGCAGTTCCAGCGGTATAGGCCGCCTACGTTTGCCGGCACCCACCATCCTGAGGAAGTGGAGTATTGGCTCAACCGAGTCACCAAGCTACTTCGGCCTCTCCACTGTTCTGACGCGGAGAGTGTCGAGCTCTTCTCATACCTCTTTGAAAAAGAGGCCGACCTATGGTGGGAGAGTGTCCTCTACTCCATCCCCGAAGaccacgtgtggacgtgggaggcgtTTGAGGCCCGCTTCAACGAAAAGTACCTCTCTCAGACGTACCagcatgagagagaaaatgagttcCTCTGCCTCCAACAAAGGGGAATGACCGTAGGGCAATATGAGAACCGATTCACCGAGTTGTCGTGCTACGCATCCGAAATGATCGTCAACGAGGCGATTGAGATGAGGCAATTTTCAATAGGGTTGAGGAGCGGCATCCGCTCAAAGATGTGTTATGCCAACATCAGAACATATGTCAAGCTCGTTAAGATGTCGATACGGGTAGAGCAGGTTGAGGAGCGTGTCGCACGGACATGTTCACAATTAGGGCAACGAAACAGGATGGAGGGACCGTCCTCTTCTTTTGCAGGAAAAAGGCTACGCCCTAACTCACCTCCCCAATTAGCCGCCACACCGGCCCCTTCTGTACGACCGGCCCAGATATGTACTTACTGCAGGAGGGTGGGTCACTCTGAACCCTACTGTTTTACTAGAATAAGGGATCTTGGCTTCACGCCGCCACAGCGCAACAATAGGACCCCACTGCAGGCCTTGCAGATTCCGCCCCTACGGAAAATGGGGCCTAGTCAGCAGTTTCGCCGTCCACCACCACCTCAAGTTAGATCGCCACAACGGCCTATGCAATGA